In Agromyces sp. 3263, a single genomic region encodes these proteins:
- the glp gene encoding gephyrin-like molybdotransferase Glp, with product MAGRIPVDEHAAFVRSLLTGLGARPTERVALADALGRITASPVESPIALPPFRNSQMDGFAVRAVDVTDAPVSLPITGEVAAAAGSPGPLAPGTAVRIMTGAPVPEGADAIVPVEDTESDGARIRILRPRAAGEYVREAGADLAAGDDVLPPGLKLASRHLAAAAASGLTELLVRERVRVAVVSTGSELVPPGSALQPGEIPDANGVALAAAVRAVGAVVVHEGRVRDDVSRLRAELDAARDAGAELVLTSGGVSMGAYEVVRETLGPLGGWVGSVAMQPGGPQATGAYRGMPVIGFPGNPVSAQLSFELFVAPTLRAIAGLPPARTERLPLAAPLTSVAGKRQFLRGRRADDGRVEVVGGPGSHLVAALAASELLIVVPEDVTSLDAGAMVDTVFL from the coding sequence GCCTCGCCCGTCGAGTCGCCCATCGCCCTGCCGCCGTTCCGCAACTCGCAGATGGACGGGTTCGCCGTCCGCGCCGTCGACGTGACGGATGCCCCGGTGTCGCTGCCGATCACGGGAGAGGTCGCCGCGGCGGCCGGCTCACCCGGCCCGCTGGCACCCGGCACCGCGGTGCGCATCATGACGGGCGCGCCGGTGCCGGAGGGCGCCGACGCGATCGTGCCCGTCGAGGACACCGAATCCGACGGCGCGCGCATCCGCATCCTGCGCCCGCGCGCGGCCGGCGAGTACGTGCGCGAGGCGGGCGCCGACCTCGCCGCCGGCGACGACGTGCTGCCCCCCGGACTCAAGCTCGCGTCGCGGCACCTCGCCGCCGCGGCGGCATCCGGACTCACGGAGCTGCTCGTACGCGAACGCGTGCGTGTCGCCGTCGTGAGCACGGGCAGCGAACTCGTGCCGCCGGGGTCCGCGCTGCAACCGGGCGAGATCCCCGATGCGAACGGCGTCGCGCTCGCTGCGGCCGTGCGCGCCGTGGGCGCCGTCGTCGTGCACGAGGGTCGCGTACGCGACGACGTCTCGCGGCTCCGCGCCGAACTCGATGCCGCCCGCGACGCCGGCGCCGAGCTCGTGCTCACGAGCGGCGGCGTCTCGATGGGCGCGTACGAGGTGGTGCGCGAGACCCTCGGGCCGCTCGGCGGCTGGGTGGGCAGCGTGGCGATGCAACCCGGGGGCCCGCAGGCCACGGGCGCCTACCGGGGCATGCCCGTCATCGGGTTCCCGGGCAACCCGGTGAGCGCCCAGCTCTCGTTCGAGCTGTTCGTGGCGCCTACGCTCCGCGCCATCGCGGGACTGCCGCCGGCGCGCACGGAGCGCCTCCCGCTCGCGGCGCCGCTCACGTCCGTGGCGGGCAAGCGCCAGTTCCTGCGCGGCCGCCGCGCCGACGACGGGCGCGTCGAGGTCGTGGGAGGACCGGGCTCGCACCTCGTCGCGGCCCTCGCGGCATCCGAGCTGCTCATCGTGGTTCCCGAGGACGTCACGTCGCTCGACGCGGGCGCCATGGTCGATACCGTGTTCCTATGA
- the moaCB gene encoding bifunctional molybdenum cofactor biosynthesis protein MoaC/MoaB, whose protein sequence is MSSLTHLDDDGRARMVDVGGKPITRRIAIAEGRLDTTPEVVALVRSDGLKKADVLPTARIAGISGAKRTSELIPLAHIVPLDAVSIDFGFEEAAVTIRATVSTTARTGIEMEALTAVAIAGLTLHDMVKAVDPAAQLGGIRLVEKRGGKRGVWRADAASGAAGPADPAHHPGVATVLVASTRAAAGTADDTAGPVIVAWLRERGFDVDEPVVVADADVTDAVRRAVAGSPSVLITTGGTGVNPGDRTPEATLAVLDRELPGVAEAIRAAGRVATPTAALSRALAGVAGRTVVVNLPGSRGGVADGLRVLDELLPHLLDQVAGGDHAPRGSDA, encoded by the coding sequence ATGAGCTCGCTCACCCACCTCGACGACGACGGCCGCGCGCGCATGGTCGACGTCGGCGGCAAGCCGATCACCCGTCGCATCGCGATCGCCGAGGGCCGCCTCGACACGACGCCCGAGGTCGTGGCGCTCGTGCGCAGCGACGGACTGAAGAAGGCCGACGTGCTGCCCACGGCGCGCATCGCGGGCATCTCGGGGGCGAAGCGCACGAGCGAGCTCATCCCGCTCGCCCACATCGTGCCGCTGGACGCCGTGTCGATCGACTTCGGCTTCGAGGAGGCGGCGGTCACGATCCGTGCCACCGTCTCGACCACCGCCCGCACCGGCATCGAGATGGAGGCGCTCACGGCCGTCGCCATCGCCGGACTCACCCTGCACGACATGGTGAAGGCCGTCGACCCCGCCGCCCAGCTCGGCGGCATCCGCCTGGTTGAGAAGCGGGGCGGCAAGCGCGGCGTCTGGCGAGCGGATGCCGCATCGGGCGCCGCCGGCCCCGCCGACCCGGCCCACCACCCCGGCGTGGCCACCGTGCTCGTGGCGTCCACCCGGGCGGCGGCCGGCACCGCGGACGACACGGCCGGCCCGGTCATCGTGGCGTGGCTCCGGGAACGCGGCTTCGACGTCGACGAGCCCGTCGTGGTCGCCGACGCCGACGTCACCGACGCGGTCCGCCGGGCGGTCGCGGGATCGCCCTCCGTGCTCATCACGACGGGCGGCACGGGCGTGAACCCCGGCGACCGTACTCCCGAGGCGACCCTGGCCGTGCTCGACCGCGAGCTGCCCGGGGTCGCCGAGGCGATCCGCGCCGCCGGACGCGTTGCCACGCCGACTGCCGCCCTGAGCCGCGCGCTCGCCGGGGTGGCCGGGCGGACCGTCGTCGTCAACCTCCCCGGGTCGCGCGGCGGCGTCGCCGACGGCCTCCGCGTGCTCGACGAGCTGCTCCCCCACCTCCTCGACCAGGTCGCCGGAGGCGACCATGCGCCGCGAGGTTCGGATGCCTGA
- a CDS encoding molybdenum cofactor biosynthesis protein MoaE — MPEASTPDGTMPEARLPESDVLAVVTTEPLDRAAIEAFVQSRQDGALVTFEGVIRDHDHGASVTLLEYEAHPEAERFLRETCAEVAGETGLRVAAAHRVGTLAIGDVALVASVAAPHRAEAFAACALLVDRIKERTPIWKRQHLEGGTTEWVNL, encoded by the coding sequence ATGCCTGAGGCGAGCACGCCCGACGGCACCATGCCTGAGGCGCGCCTGCCTGAGTCCGATGTGCTGGCCGTCGTCACGACCGAGCCGCTCGACCGCGCGGCGATCGAGGCCTTCGTGCAGTCGCGGCAGGACGGCGCGCTCGTCACGTTCGAGGGCGTCATCCGCGATCACGACCACGGGGCATCCGTCACCCTGCTCGAGTACGAGGCGCACCCCGAGGCCGAGCGCTTCCTGCGGGAGACCTGCGCCGAGGTCGCCGGCGAGACCGGCCTGCGGGTCGCCGCAGCCCACCGCGTCGGCACCCTGGCCATCGGGGACGTCGCGCTCGTGGCATCCGTCGCCGCACCGCACCGCGCCGAGGCCTTCGCCGCATGCGCCCTGCTCGTCGACCGCATCAAGGAGCGCACGCCCATCTGGAAGCGCCAGCACCTCGAGGGCGGCACCACCGAGTGGGTCAACCTCTGA
- a CDS encoding dihydrofolate reductase family protein: MGNVIANASMSLDGFVAFEDDTIGDLFEWYDNGEVEIVTEGELPPFHVTPASADYWRSWVDSIGALVVGRELFDVTDGWHGKHPIGTPVVVLTHEPPLDWSYPGSEDFHFVTEGIVAAVTRAKEIAGDRDVALAAGTIAGQALDAGLVDEVAIDLVPVVMGSGKRYFGDAGPARLGDPTAVVQGRRVLHLRYPVERG, translated from the coding sequence ATGGGCAACGTCATCGCGAACGCCTCCATGTCGCTCGACGGATTCGTCGCGTTCGAGGACGACACCATCGGCGACCTCTTCGAGTGGTACGACAACGGCGAGGTCGAGATCGTGACCGAGGGCGAGCTGCCGCCGTTCCACGTCACGCCGGCGAGCGCCGACTACTGGCGGTCGTGGGTCGACTCGATCGGCGCCCTGGTGGTCGGCCGGGAGCTGTTCGACGTCACCGACGGCTGGCACGGGAAGCATCCGATCGGGACTCCCGTCGTGGTGCTCACGCACGAGCCGCCGCTCGACTGGTCGTACCCGGGCTCCGAGGACTTCCACTTCGTCACCGAGGGCATCGTCGCCGCCGTGACACGCGCGAAGGAGATCGCGGGGGACCGCGACGTCGCGCTCGCGGCCGGCACGATCGCCGGGCAGGCGCTCGACGCCGGACTCGTGGATGAGGTGGCCATCGACCTCGTGCCGGTCGTGATGGGATCGGGCAAGCGGTACTTCGGCGACGCGGGCCCGGCGCGGCTCGGCGACCCGACGGCCGTCGTGCAGGGCCGGCGCGTGCTGCACCTGCGGTACCCGGTCGAGCGCGGCTGA
- a CDS encoding MoaD/ThiS family protein, producing the protein MADVASVTVRYFAAAAEAAGIEQETLAASEAGATVGELRERLVERYGPTMARVVANGSFLVDGIVRRDASAALGSNVDVLPPFAGG; encoded by the coding sequence GTGGCTGACGTGGCATCCGTCACCGTGCGGTACTTCGCCGCTGCCGCCGAGGCCGCGGGCATCGAACAGGAGACCCTGGCGGCATCCGAGGCCGGCGCGACGGTCGGCGAGCTGCGCGAGCGCCTCGTGGAACGCTACGGACCGACGATGGCCCGGGTCGTGGCCAACGGGTCCTTCCTCGTGGATGGCATCGTGCGACGTGACGCCTCGGCCGCGCTGGGCTCGAACGTCGACGTGCTGCCGCCGTTCGCCGGCGGCTGA
- the moaA gene encoding GTP 3',8-cyclase MoaA: protein MAALSLGMPAVRRPPSAAPSIEGRPDAAGLVDRFGRVAHDLRVSITSACSLRCTYCMPAEGLPVIPKDELLSAPEIARLVGIAVHDLGVREVRFTGGEPLTRADLVDIIALSSAAAPGIPLALTTNGIGLDRKAQALKDAGLTRVNVSLDTLDREHFTRLTRRDRLPRVLDGIAAAHRAGLGPLKVNAVAMRETLHDAPALLAWAVEHGCRLRFIEQMPLDADEQWKRDNMVDADELLEVLGEQFALEPVAREDPSSPAEEWLVDGGPATVGIIASVTRSFCAACDRTRLTAEGSVRSCLFSDDETDLRGMLRAGASDAELADRWRAAMWGKQAGHGIDAADFHRPVRSMGGIGG from the coding sequence ATGGCCGCCCTCTCTCTCGGCATGCCGGCCGTGCGCCGGCCGCCTTCGGCTGCGCCCTCGATCGAGGGGCGTCCGGATGCCGCGGGGCTGGTCGATCGCTTCGGCCGCGTCGCGCACGACCTCCGGGTGTCGATCACCTCGGCCTGCTCGCTGCGCTGCACGTACTGCATGCCGGCCGAGGGCCTGCCGGTGATCCCCAAGGACGAACTGCTGTCGGCGCCCGAGATCGCCCGGCTCGTCGGCATCGCCGTGCACGACCTCGGCGTGCGCGAGGTGCGGTTCACGGGCGGCGAGCCGCTGACGCGGGCCGACCTCGTCGACATCATCGCGCTGAGCTCCGCCGCAGCGCCCGGTATCCCGCTCGCCCTCACCACGAACGGCATCGGGCTCGACCGCAAGGCGCAGGCGCTCAAGGACGCCGGGCTCACGCGCGTGAACGTGTCGCTCGACACCCTCGACCGCGAGCACTTCACGCGGCTCACCCGCCGTGACCGGCTTCCTCGCGTGCTCGACGGCATCGCCGCGGCGCACCGGGCGGGCCTCGGTCCCCTCAAGGTGAACGCGGTCGCGATGCGCGAGACCCTGCACGACGCGCCCGCCCTGCTCGCGTGGGCGGTCGAGCACGGCTGCCGCCTGCGCTTCATCGAGCAGATGCCGCTCGACGCCGACGAGCAGTGGAAGCGCGACAACATGGTCGACGCCGACGAGCTGCTCGAGGTGCTCGGCGAGCAGTTCGCCCTCGAGCCCGTCGCCCGCGAGGATCCCTCGTCGCCCGCGGAGGAGTGGTTGGTCGACGGCGGTCCCGCCACGGTCGGCATCATCGCCTCGGTGACCCGCTCGTTCTGCGCGGCGTGCGACCGCACGCGCCTCACGGCCGAGGGTTCGGTGCGCTCGTGCCTGTTCAGCGACGACGAGACCGACCTGCGCGGGATGCTGCGGGCCGGCGCGTCCGACGCCGAGCTCGCCGACCGGTGGCGCGCGGCGATGTGGGGCAAGCAGGCCGGTCACGGCATCGACGCCGCGGACTTCCACCGCCCGGTGCGGTCGATGGGCGGGATCGGTGGCTGA
- a CDS encoding sulfite oxidase-like oxidoreductase, whose product MSFITRGFSGRSRERDDRLPPGQTLVSDFPVLSAGPTPEVDTDEWEFTIRTESGVHRWNWDEFMALKIDDVDTDIHCVTHWSKLGTSWRGVSLDTLFEDIETEQEYVMAHSYGGYTTNVPLDELLDGKAWVAFEFDGEPLDPEHGGPARLLVPHLYFWKSAKWVRGLTMMDQDEPGFWEQNGYHIHGDPWKEERYW is encoded by the coding sequence ATGTCGTTCATCACTCGAGGGTTCAGCGGGCGAAGTCGCGAACGCGACGATCGCCTGCCACCCGGCCAGACCCTCGTCAGCGACTTCCCGGTGCTCTCGGCCGGGCCGACGCCAGAGGTCGACACCGACGAGTGGGAGTTCACGATCCGCACCGAGTCGGGCGTGCACCGCTGGAACTGGGACGAGTTCATGGCGCTGAAGATCGACGACGTCGACACCGACATCCACTGCGTCACGCACTGGTCCAAGCTCGGCACGAGCTGGCGCGGCGTCTCGCTCGACACCCTCTTCGAGGACATCGAGACCGAGCAGGAGTACGTCATGGCGCACAGCTACGGCGGGTACACGACCAACGTGCCGCTCGACGAGCTGCTCGACGGCAAGGCGTGGGTCGCGTTCGAGTTCGACGGCGAACCGCTCGACCCCGAGCACGGCGGCCCCGCGCGGCTGCTCGTGCCGCACCTCTACTTCTGGAAGAGCGCCAAATGGGTGCGTGGGCTCACCATGATGGACCAGGACGAGCCCGGCTTCTGGGAGCAGAACGGCTACCACATCCACGGCGACCCCTGGAAGGAAGAGCGCTACTGGTGA
- a CDS encoding FAD-binding oxidoreductase, producing the protein MPRSGWHAATVAAVHRETPNASRLELDVDGWPGNAAGQHLDVRLTAPDGYTATRSYSIASSGSSTRVVLAVDKLPDGEVSPYLVDEVRAGDMLEVHGPLGAFFVWAPAAETGDDRPVQLIAGGSGVVPLYAMAHAHAEAGDPTPFRLLYSVRTPDDVYFADELDALAAASAPLHLDFVYTRRAPDGWRAAPGRITREALEAAVLPASEHPRVYVCGSTGFVELVADWLVGLGHDPRSIRTERYGGT; encoded by the coding sequence GTGCCCCGCTCGGGCTGGCACGCCGCCACGGTCGCCGCGGTGCACCGTGAGACGCCGAACGCCTCGCGCCTCGAGCTCGACGTCGACGGCTGGCCCGGCAACGCGGCGGGGCAGCACCTCGACGTGCGGCTCACGGCGCCCGACGGCTACACCGCGACGCGCTCGTACTCGATCGCCTCATCGGGCTCCTCGACGCGCGTCGTGCTCGCGGTCGACAAGCTGCCCGACGGTGAGGTCTCGCCGTACCTCGTCGACGAGGTGCGGGCCGGCGACATGCTCGAGGTGCACGGCCCGCTCGGTGCGTTCTTCGTCTGGGCACCGGCCGCCGAGACCGGCGACGACCGGCCGGTGCAGCTCATCGCGGGCGGCTCCGGCGTGGTGCCCCTCTACGCGATGGCGCACGCGCACGCCGAGGCCGGCGACCCCACCCCGTTCCGCCTGCTCTATTCGGTGCGCACGCCCGACGACGTGTACTTCGCGGACGAGCTCGACGCGCTCGCCGCGGCATCCGCGCCCCTCCACCTCGACTTCGTCTATACGCGCAGGGCGCCCGACGGCTGGCGGGCTGCCCCGGGGCGCATCACCCGCGAAGCGCTCGAGGCCGCGGTGCTGCCCGCGTCGGAGCATCCGCGGGTCTACGTCTGCGGCTCGACCGGGTTCGTCGAGCTCGTCGCCGACTGGCTCGTGGGCCTCGGCCACGACCCGAGGTCGATCCGCACCGAGCGTTACGGAGGCACCTGA
- a CDS encoding DUF6510 family protein — protein MQHVDGNALAGPLAEFFSFDVTMATARCNGCGTIAELARAMVYRSGAGTVVRCGSCDHVLATLVEAGDRAWIGFSGVSAIEVPRG, from the coding sequence ATGCAGCACGTCGACGGCAACGCCCTCGCCGGCCCGCTCGCCGAGTTCTTCTCGTTCGACGTCACGATGGCGACCGCCCGGTGCAACGGCTGCGGCACGATCGCCGAGCTCGCCCGCGCCATGGTCTACCGCAGCGGTGCGGGCACGGTGGTGCGCTGCGGGTCGTGCGACCACGTGCTCGCGACGCTCGTCGAGGCGGGCGACCGCGCCTGGATCGGCTTCAGCGGCGTGAGCGCGATCGAGGTTCCGCGGGGCTGA
- a CDS encoding DUF503 domain-containing protein, which translates to MWIGWIEFDVLLGDVHTLKEKRAIVRPILADLRRTTEASVAEVGDQDLHRRAEIGVGVVASGVDRVTEVLDRAERLVAGRPEITLLSARRRLRQSDDD; encoded by the coding sequence ATGTGGATCGGCTGGATCGAGTTCGACGTGCTCCTCGGTGACGTGCACACGCTGAAGGAGAAGCGAGCGATCGTCCGCCCGATCCTCGCCGACCTGCGCCGCACGACGGAGGCGAGCGTCGCCGAGGTCGGCGACCAGGACCTGCACCGGCGCGCCGAGATCGGCGTCGGCGTGGTCGCGTCGGGCGTCGACCGGGTGACCGAGGTGCTCGATCGTGCCGAGCGGCTCGTGGCGGGCCGTCCCGAGATCACGCTGCTCTCGGCGCGTCGGCGGCTTCGGCAGAGCGACGACGACTGA
- the hutI gene encoding imidazolonepropionase, protein MSDGAAATRMLLTGVAELVTNDPAPDRDGGPLGIVRDAALLVEDGRIAWVGRALHAQEHLTGGGGPAERADRREAEEHRTLWDADVEIVDVGGGAVIPGFVDSHTHLVFGADRAQEFAARMAGQRYEAGGIRSTVAATRAATDDELRARLAGFVAELHAQGTTTFEVKSGYGLSVSSEERIVRLAREVTDEVTFLGAHVVPAEYADRPEAYVDLVVGEMLDACAPHSRWVDAFCERGAFTPEQSRRVLEAGAAAGLGVRVHGNQLGEGGGVQLAVELGAASVDHCTYLSDADVAALAASDTVATLLPGVEFSTRQPYPDARRLIDAGVTVALASDCNPGSSFTSSLPFCIAVAVRDMGMTPAEALWASTAGGAAALRRTDVGAIRPGVRADLTLLDAPSHVHLAYRPGVPLVARVWKDGAAVA, encoded by the coding sequence ATGAGCGACGGCGCCGCAGCGACACGCATGCTGTTGACGGGCGTCGCCGAGCTCGTGACGAACGACCCGGCACCCGACCGCGACGGCGGACCGCTCGGCATCGTGCGCGACGCGGCCCTGCTCGTCGAGGACGGGCGCATCGCCTGGGTCGGCCGCGCCCTGCACGCGCAGGAGCATCTCACGGGCGGGGGTGGCCCCGCCGAGCGCGCCGACCGCCGCGAGGCCGAGGAGCACCGCACCCTCTGGGACGCCGACGTGGAGATCGTCGACGTCGGCGGCGGCGCGGTGATCCCCGGGTTCGTCGACAGCCACACGCACCTCGTGTTCGGTGCCGACCGGGCCCAGGAGTTCGCCGCGCGCATGGCGGGGCAGCGCTACGAGGCGGGCGGCATCCGCTCGACCGTCGCCGCCACCCGTGCCGCGACCGACGACGAGCTGCGGGCGCGGCTCGCCGGCTTCGTGGCCGAGCTGCACGCCCAGGGCACGACCACGTTCGAGGTGAAGTCGGGCTACGGCCTCTCCGTCTCGTCCGAGGAGCGGATCGTGCGCCTCGCCCGCGAGGTCACCGACGAGGTCACCTTCCTCGGCGCGCACGTCGTGCCCGCGGAGTACGCCGACCGGCCCGAGGCGTACGTCGACCTCGTCGTCGGCGAGATGCTCGACGCCTGCGCGCCCCATTCGCGTTGGGTCGACGCGTTCTGCGAGCGCGGGGCGTTCACGCCCGAGCAGTCCCGGCGCGTCCTCGAGGCGGGCGCCGCCGCGGGCCTCGGCGTGCGGGTGCACGGCAATCAGCTCGGCGAGGGCGGCGGTGTGCAGCTCGCGGTCGAGCTCGGTGCGGCATCCGTCGACCACTGCACCTACCTGAGCGATGCGGATGTCGCAGCCCTCGCGGCATCGGACACGGTCGCGACGCTGCTGCCGGGGGTCGAGTTCTCGACCCGCCAGCCCTACCCCGACGCGCGCCGGCTCATCGACGCGGGCGTCACCGTCGCGCTCGCGAGCGACTGCAATCCGGGGTCGAGCTTCACGAGCTCGTTGCCGTTCTGCATCGCCGTCGCCGTGCGGGACATGGGAATGACCCCGGCCGAGGCGCTCTGGGCGTCGACCGCGGGCGGTGCGGCGGCGCTGCGACGCACGGATGTCGGGGCGATCCGCCCGGGCGTGCGCGCAGACCTCACCCTGCTCGACGCGCCGAGCCACGTGCACCTCGCCTACCGTCCGGGGGTGCCGCTCGTGGCGCGGGTGTGGAAGGACGGCGCGGCCGTCGCCTGA
- a CDS encoding urocanate hydratase, with product MTDAPTAAITGPRTVRAARGTELTAKSWQTEAPLRMLMNNLDPEVAERPEDLIVYGGTGKAARNWESFDAIVRTLEDLEADETLLVQSGKPVGVFRTHEWAPRVLIANSNLVGDWATWPEFRRLEQLGLTMYGQMTAGSWIYIGTQGILQGTYETFGAIARALAAREGGPYERSAGTLAGTLTLTGGCGGMGGAQPLAVTMNGGAVLIVDVDESRLRRRVEHGYLDEYHTDLDQAIARVVAAKDAGEARSVGVVGNAALVFPELLLRHRAGALAVDIVTDQTSAHDPLSYLPVGVPFEDWQAEAERDPEGFTDRARGSMAKQVAAMVGFQDAGAEVFDYGNSIRREAELAGYDRAFEFPGFVPAYIRPLFAEGKGPFRWAALSGDPADIAATDRAILELFPEDEHLRRWITQAGEKVHFEGLPARICWLGYQERHLAGLKFNEMVASGELSAPVVIGRDHLDSGSVASPYRETESMADGSDAIADWPLLNAMLNTASGATWVSIHHGGGVGIGRSIHAGQVVVADGTDLAAEKIARVLVNDPGTGVMRHVDAGYDRAVEVARERGLRVPMLDA from the coding sequence ATGACCGACGCACCCACCGCAGCCATCACCGGCCCGCGCACCGTCCGCGCCGCGCGCGGCACCGAGCTGACCGCGAAGAGCTGGCAGACCGAGGCGCCCCTGCGCATGCTCATGAACAACCTCGACCCCGAGGTCGCCGAGCGCCCCGAGGACCTCATCGTCTACGGCGGCACGGGCAAGGCCGCCCGCAACTGGGAGTCGTTCGACGCGATCGTGCGCACCCTCGAGGACCTCGAGGCCGACGAGACGCTGCTCGTGCAGTCCGGGAAGCCCGTGGGCGTGTTCCGCACGCACGAGTGGGCACCGCGGGTGCTCATCGCCAACTCCAACCTCGTGGGCGACTGGGCGACGTGGCCCGAGTTCCGACGCCTCGAGCAGCTCGGCCTCACCATGTACGGCCAGATGACCGCCGGCTCGTGGATCTACATCGGCACGCAGGGCATCCTGCAGGGGACGTACGAGACCTTCGGCGCGATCGCCCGGGCTCTCGCCGCCCGCGAGGGCGGGCCATACGAGCGCAGTGCGGGCACCCTCGCCGGCACCCTGACGCTCACGGGTGGCTGCGGCGGCATGGGCGGCGCGCAGCCGCTCGCCGTCACCATGAACGGCGGCGCCGTGCTGATCGTCGACGTCGACGAGTCGCGCCTCCGGCGCCGTGTGGAACACGGCTACCTCGACGAGTACCACACCGACCTCGACCAGGCGATCGCCCGGGTGGTCGCGGCGAAGGACGCCGGCGAGGCTCGCTCCGTCGGCGTGGTCGGCAATGCCGCCCTGGTGTTCCCCGAGCTGCTGCTGCGTCATCGCGCCGGTGCGCTCGCCGTCGACATCGTGACCGACCAGACGAGCGCCCACGACCCGCTGTCGTACCTGCCCGTGGGGGTCCCCTTCGAAGACTGGCAGGCCGAGGCCGAGCGGGACCCCGAGGGGTTCACCGATCGCGCACGGGGGAGCATGGCCAAGCAGGTGGCCGCGATGGTCGGCTTCCAGGACGCGGGCGCCGAAGTGTTCGACTACGGCAACTCCATTCGCCGCGAGGCCGAGCTCGCCGGCTACGACCGCGCGTTCGAGTTCCCCGGCTTCGTGCCCGCCTACATCCGGCCGCTCTTCGCCGAGGGCAAGGGACCGTTCCGCTGGGCCGCGCTCTCGGGCGACCCGGCCGACATCGCCGCGACCGACCGCGCCATCCTCGAGCTCTTCCCCGAGGACGAGCACCTGCGCCGCTGGATCACTCAAGCCGGCGAGAAGGTGCACTTCGAGGGCTTGCCCGCGCGCATCTGCTGGCTCGGCTACCAGGAACGCCACCTCGCCGGCCTGAAGTTCAACGAGATGGTGGCCTCGGGCGAGCTGAGCGCTCCCGTCGTGATCGGCCGCGACCACCTCGACTCGGGCTCGGTGGCAAGTCCCTACCGCGAGACCGAGTCGATGGCCGACGGCTCCGACGCGATCGCCGACTGGCCGCTGCTGAACGCCATGCTCAACACGGCGTCGGGCGCGACCTGGGTCTCGATCCACCACGGCGGCGGCGTCGGCATCGGCCGCTCGATCCACGCCGGCCAGGTCGTCGTGGCCGACGGGACCGACCTCGCCGCCGAGAAGATCGCGCGCGTGCTCGTGAACGACCCGGGCACCGGCGTCATGCGTCACGTCGACGCGGGCTACGACCGCGCCGTCGAGGTCGCTCGCGAGCGCGGGCTGCGCGTGCCTATGCTCGACGCATGA